A portion of the Manihot esculenta cultivar AM560-2 chromosome 2, M.esculenta_v8, whole genome shotgun sequence genome contains these proteins:
- the LOC110610134 gene encoding pentatricopeptide repeat-containing protein At3g02490, mitochondrial, which yields MRHSWRLLIFRNCPSLSFRNHAHSSHPHFQVHSSSPSLRSFYSLHAPSRQVHFADPKNPINSKIPIARNFSSEPLVDSKKDADHCFLISDIFTKFTDANDIAKELELNSVVIDHELVLKVLKSLESSPDAARRFFDWVLERDSKKLSSKAYNLMLGILGVNGSVEEFWASVETMKKKGYGVSKGTRDKVVEKFEKEGLKSDLDKLKSVFATISVDNSVEKIGLSVSRIVRNQVWGEGVELQIKDLNVTFSSNLVKVVLENLAMEPIKALVFFRWVEENRLFKHDERSYNAMARVLGREDCVDRFWKVVDEMRSNGHEMEEETNVKVLGRFVKRKMIKEAVDLYEFAMAGANKPSVQCCTFLLKKIVVSKELDMNLFSRVVRIFIGNDYFLTDSMLHAVLKSLTSVGRFGECNKVLKEMKEAGYVASDNLQSKIAFRLSSASDENKVSEFVDHMEASGSYLDYKAWVSLIEGHCASGDLESASDCFQNMILKEGVSNAGYSFESLVNAYCCKNRAVDASKLLHGYVRHNQLEPWHTTYKVLISKLLVQDGFTDALNLLDLMRNQGFPPFVDPFIKQVSKSGTGDDAVAFMKAMTSKRFPSTSVVLRLFKAFFKAGRHAEAQVFLSKCPRYIRNHADVLNIFCSTKSCENTDSAAVAV from the coding sequence ATGAGACATTCATGGAGATTACTAATCTTCCGAAATTGCCCTAGCTTGTCCTTCAGAAACCATGCTCACTCCTCCCATCCTCATTTCCAGGTACATTCCTCTTCCCCTTCTCTTCGCTCTTTCTATTCGCTTCATGCGCCTTCTCGTCAAGTTCATTTCGCAGACCCTAAGAACCCCATAAATTCCAAAATCCCAATTGCTCGTAATTTCTCGTCTGAGCCACTGGTTGATTCCAAAAAGGACGCAGATCATTGTTTTCTAATAtctgatattttcactaaatttACTGATGCCAATGACATCGCCAAAGAATTGGAGTTGAACAGTGTGGTTATTGACCATGAGTTAGTATTGAAGGTGTTGAAGTCCCTCGAGTCCAGCCCTGATGCGGCTCGAAGGTTTTTTGATTGGGTTTTGGAGAGGGACAGTAAGAAATTGAGTTCCAAAGCTTATAATTTGATGTTAGGTATCCTGGGAGTTAATGGATCGGTCGAAGAGTTTTGGGCTTCAGTTGAGACCATGAAGAAAAAAGGTTATGGTGTGTCGAAGGGTACACGGGATAAAGTAGTGGAGAAATTTGAGAAAGAAGGACTAAAGAGTGATCTGGATAAACTGAAATCAGTTTTTGCAACAATATCTGTGGATAATTCTGTGGAAAAGATTGGTTTGAGTGTGAGTAGGATTGTTAGGAATCAAGTTTGGGGAGAGGGTGTTGAACTGCAGATTAAGGATTTAAATGTAACATTTTCAAGTAATTTGGTGAAGGTTGTGTTGGAGAATTTAGCTATGGAACCCATAAAAGCATTGGTATTTTTTAGGTGGGTCGAGGAGAATCGGCTGTTTAAGCATGATGAAAGGAGTTATAATGCAATGGCAAGGGTTCTGGGAAGGGAAGATTGTGTTGACAGGTTTTGGAAGGTTGTTGATGAAATGAGGAGCAATGGACATGAAATGGAGGAGGAGACGAATGTTAAGGTTTTGGGACGGTTTGTGAAGAGGAAAATGATTAAGGAGGCTGTGGACTTGTATGAGTTTGCAATGGCTGGTGCTAATAAGCCTTCAGTGCAATGTTGCACCTTTTTGTTAAAGAAGATAGTGGTTAGTAAAGAATTGGATATGAATTTGTTTTCAAGGGTTGTAAGAATCTTTATTGGGAATGACTACTTCTTGACAGATTCCATGCTTCATGCAGTTCTTAAATCTCTAACCAGTGTTGGTAGATTTGGAGAGTGCAATAAAGTTTTGAAAGAAATGAAGGAAGCTGGGTATGTAGCTAGTGATAATCTGCAAAGTAAGATTGCATTCAGGCTTAGTAGTGCCAGCGACGAGAATAAAGTGAGTGAATTTGTGGATCATATGGAAGCATCTGGAAGTTATTTGGATTACAAGGCCTGGGTATCTTTAATTGAAGGGCATTGTGCATCCGGGGATCTTGAAAGTGCATCTGATTGTTTCCAAAATATGATTCTAAAGGAGGGAGTTTCTAACGCTGGTTATTCCTTTGAATCTTTGGTAAATGCATATTGTTGCAAGAACAGAGCGGTAGATGCAAGCAAGCTTCTGCATGGATATGTTCGTCATAACCAGCTAGAGCCTTGGCATACTACCTACAAAGTACTGATAAGTAAATTATTGGTTCAGGATGGATTTACAGATGCCTTGAATCTGTTGGATTTGATGAGGAACCAGGGTTTTCCTCCTTTTGTGGATCCATTTATTAAGCAAGTATCAAAATCTGGAACAGGTGATGATGCTGTTGCTTTCATGAAGGCTATGACTTCCAAAAGATTTCCATCTACGTCAGTGGTTCTTCGTTTATTCAAAGCTTTTTTCAAGGCTGGGAGGCACGCTGAAGCACAAGTTTTCCTGTCCAAATGCCCACGCTACATCCGTAACCATGCTGATGTTTTGAATATTTTCTGTTCAACGAAATCTTGTGAAAATACTGATTCTGCTGCTGTGGCAGTATAG